A segment of the Echinicola strongylocentroti genome:
ATCGGGTGAAGTGCCCAATTGGTTCATGGCATATTCAAAAATCCGCTTATCGGGCTTCTTGTGTCCGGTAGTTTCTGATGTGACCACCAGCTGAAAAAACGACTGAATGCCAGAAGAGGTCATTTTCAGCGCTTGGCTTTCATCGAAGCCATTGGTGATGATGTGGAGTTCATATTTGGGGTGAAGATAATTAAGGATTTCTTTTGAATATCGAAAGAGGTGCGGCTTCGAGGAGGTTCGTTTCATAAAATCCTCTTCCATGGCCTTGGGTACTGGCACATCATGTGCACCAAATTCATCAAATATTCTCCTGAAGCGCTCTTTCCTGAGAGTTGCCTTATCCATGGTGCCTACATTATAATGCTCCCAAAGTCCGTAGTTTACCTGAAGGAAAGTGTTGTAGAAGTCATGGTTGGTGGGCACGCCTAGCCCCTCAAGAGCATATATCTCATACAATTCGGATAGGGATTCCTGCACATTACGATCGTAATCCCACAAGGTATGGTCCAGGTCAAAAAAAAGGTGTTTGTACTGTTTCAAAACGTCTGGTTGATTTTATCGATACGGATGATTTTCAATTTTATTAATAGCCAGTTCCCTATTGGAACGCAGTATCTCATAAATCTCCTGATCACGTAAAAGGTTCACATCCTTCTCGATAAACTTAAAAATCTGGTTGATGATATCGACGGCTTCATCCAAAATATAATAAAATGTCCACTGATCGATCCTTTTACTTCCCACCAACCCTGCATTTTTCAAATAGGCCAGGTGCCGGCTTGTTTTGGTTTGGGTAAAGTCCAGAATATGTTCCAGATCGGAAATACACATTTCTTTATTTTGGATCAGGAGGTGGATGATCCTTACCCTTGGCTCTTCGGAAAGTGCCTTAAAAACCCGCATCCCATAATTCAAACTGATATTCTTGAGTCGCATTTAATAACTTTTAACGAAGAAACCT
Coding sequences within it:
- a CDS encoding ArsR/SmtB family transcription factor, which codes for MRLKNISLNYGMRVFKALSEEPRVRIIHLLIQNKEMCISDLEHILDFTQTKTSRHLAYLKNAGLVGSKRIDQWTFYYILDEAVDIINQIFKFIEKDVNLLRDQEIYEILRSNRELAINKIENHPYR
- a CDS encoding YjjG family noncanonical pyrimidine nucleotidase — its product is MKQYKHLFFDLDHTLWDYDRNVQESLSELYEIYALEGLGVPTNHDFYNTFLQVNYGLWEHYNVGTMDKATLRKERFRRIFDEFGAHDVPVPKAMEEDFMKRTSSKPHLFRYSKEILNYLHPKYELHIITNGFDESQALKMTSSGIQSFFQLVVTSETTGHKKPDKRIFEYAMNQLGTSPDECLMIGDNLISDIEGARNASIDQVFFNPSKLNNELTATYTISDLEELKKIL